Proteins encoded by one window of Mycolicibacterium sp. ND9-15:
- a CDS encoding HAMP domain-containing sensor histidine kinase, with the protein MSVFSQLKQADGTLVDFERTPEPPVKRPSPWALSNWPVRWKVFAIVLVPLILAGTFGGLRIYNSATAESDLHRAADRAELVPAIESYMAALERAMLASSTDGDIQGALTQFDNSRRDLQRRLDSTDIAPDVRQAVTTMTNGGQVLVEKVTSNSIGLRDSMQAYALLLLPAEDAITGSVRIDDERIRAETLGLSRAVGARGQMMMQTLALTRGAELPEPELRTAVIALAGTEPSTLFGMSQVLGVGSPDAEKLQAEFVKRMALMTDPAVPVVNNPELLASVAATDQIARQVIERTTPAITSAVRDRADAARTTLIRDAVIIGGTILIALIIVILVARTLVRPLRRLRDSALKVAHEDLTTEIERVRAGGDASQITPIPVHTSEEVGQVAHAVDELHEQAVFLAAEQARLQLQIGDMFETLSRRSRSLVDQQLSLIDRLERNEEDPQRLENLFRLDHLAARMRRNGANLLVLSGAKVPREQAEPVPISAVINAAASEVEDYTRVVTATVPDSEVTGGVAGDLVHLLAELLDNALRYSPPISQVRVSAVHTANGGLVIEVSDIGLGMTESDLRVANTRLQSGGQVDPYTARHMGLFVVGRLAAQHGLVVRLRSTVAGEPNSGTTAGVYVPAELLSGAGQPHQFSEPEYAVPADAHAGIATALALDDDHREVEHLNGHSEVPISLLPHRNPGASGISDIPASLAAAPAAEPQVYEEEWPAGSMPAQAPDPEPANRPTDTSGFFAARAQAASDRTPEPVVQSPPSPRAKPAVTAGSDDSIYQSMLSEWLVDPTEIANSEDLNWESVWDRGWSAAAAADEAPVTQRTDEGLPVRTPGAHLVPGAADSGDDEVASAAEFDAEPDPEAVRASISSHFGGVHAGRSHSRQTRGTDTE; encoded by the coding sequence ATGAGCGTGTTCTCCCAACTCAAGCAGGCCGATGGCACGCTGGTCGATTTCGAACGCACACCAGAGCCGCCGGTCAAGCGGCCGTCGCCGTGGGCATTGTCCAATTGGCCAGTCCGCTGGAAAGTTTTCGCGATCGTATTGGTGCCGCTGATTCTGGCCGGAACGTTCGGCGGCTTGCGTATCTACAACAGCGCGACGGCCGAATCCGACTTGCATCGCGCCGCCGATCGCGCCGAGTTGGTGCCGGCCATCGAGAGCTACATGGCGGCGCTGGAACGTGCCATGCTGGCGAGCTCCACCGACGGCGACATCCAGGGCGCGCTGACCCAGTTCGACAACAGCCGCCGGGATCTGCAGCGCCGATTGGACAGCACCGACATCGCGCCCGACGTCCGCCAGGCCGTCACGACGATGACCAACGGTGGTCAGGTCTTGGTGGAGAAGGTCACCTCGAACAGCATCGGACTGCGCGACAGTATGCAGGCCTACGCGTTGCTGCTGCTGCCCGCCGAGGATGCGATCACCGGCTCGGTCCGCATCGACGACGAGCGGATCCGCGCCGAGACGCTCGGCTTGTCCCGCGCGGTCGGGGCGCGGGGCCAGATGATGATGCAGACGCTCGCCCTCACCCGCGGCGCGGAGTTGCCCGAGCCCGAGTTGCGGACCGCGGTGATCGCGCTCGCGGGCACCGAGCCGTCGACGCTCTTCGGGATGAGCCAGGTGCTCGGCGTCGGATCGCCGGACGCCGAGAAGCTGCAGGCCGAGTTCGTCAAGCGGATGGCGCTGATGACCGACCCGGCGGTGCCGGTGGTGAACAATCCTGAGCTGCTGGCGTCGGTGGCCGCCACCGACCAGATCGCGCGTCAGGTCATCGAGCGCACCACCCCGGCGATCACCTCCGCTGTCCGGGACCGGGCCGACGCTGCGCGCACCACGTTGATCCGCGATGCGGTGATCATCGGCGGGACGATCCTCATCGCGCTGATCATCGTGATTCTGGTGGCACGCACGCTGGTGCGCCCGCTGCGGCGACTGCGTGACAGTGCCCTCAAGGTCGCCCATGAGGATCTGACCACCGAGATCGAGCGGGTTCGCGCGGGTGGGGATGCTTCGCAGATCACACCGATCCCGGTGCACACTTCCGAAGAGGTGGGTCAGGTCGCGCACGCCGTCGACGAACTGCACGAGCAGGCCGTCTTCCTCGCCGCCGAACAAGCGCGGCTGCAGCTGCAGATCGGGGACATGTTCGAAACCCTCTCGCGGCGCAGCCGGTCGCTGGTCGACCAGCAGCTGTCGCTGATCGACCGGCTGGAACGCAACGAGGAGGACCCGCAGCGGTTGGAAAACCTGTTCCGGTTGGACCACCTGGCCGCCCGAATGCGCCGCAATGGCGCGAACCTGCTCGTGTTGTCGGGCGCGAAGGTGCCGCGCGAACAGGCCGAGCCGGTCCCGATATCGGCGGTGATCAACGCCGCGGCATCCGAGGTCGAGGACTACACGCGCGTGGTAACCGCGACCGTGCCCGACAGCGAGGTCACCGGTGGGGTCGCCGGCGACCTGGTCCACCTGCTGGCCGAACTGCTCGACAATGCGCTGCGCTATTCACCGCCGATCTCACAAGTGCGGGTGTCGGCGGTGCACACGGCCAACGGCGGGCTGGTCATCGAGGTGAGCGACATCGGGCTCGGCATGACCGAGTCCGATCTGCGGGTCGCCAACACCCGACTGCAGTCCGGCGGGCAGGTCGACCCGTACACCGCGCGGCATATGGGGTTGTTCGTGGTCGGTCGCCTCGCGGCCCAGCACGGGCTGGTGGTCCGGCTACGCAGTACGGTGGCCGGCGAGCCGAATTCGGGTACGACAGCGGGTGTTTACGTGCCGGCCGAGCTGCTCAGCGGAGCCGGGCAGCCACATCAGTTCAGCGAACCCGAGTATGCGGTGCCCGCCGATGCGCACGCGGGTATCGCGACGGCGTTGGCGCTCGACGACGACCACAGGGAGGTCGAGCATCTAAACGGCCACTCCGAGGTCCCGATCTCGCTGCTGCCCCATCGCAATCCGGGCGCCAGCGGCATCTCGGACATTCCCGCCTCGCTGGCGGCCGCGCCCGCTGCCGAACCGCAGGTGTACGAAGAAGAGTGGCCTGCGGGCTCGATGCCTGCGCAGGCGCCGGATCCCGAACCCGCCAACCGCCCGACCGACACCTCCGGATTCTTCGCGGCGCGGGCGCAGGCGGCGAGCGACCGGACGCCGGAGCCGGTTGTTCAGTCGCCACCGTCCCCGCGGGCCAAACCGGCGGTGACGGCCGGTTCGGACGACTCGATCTACCAGAGCATGCTCTCGGAGTGGCTGGTCGACCCGACGGAAATCGCCAACAGCGAGGACCTGAACTGGGAGTCGGTGTGGGACCGCGGCTGGTCGGCCGCTGCCGCCGCGGACGAAGCGCCGGTCACGCAACGCACCGACGAGGGCCTTCCGGTGCGCACCCCCGGTGCTCACCTGGTGCCGGGCGCGGCGGACAGCGGCGACGACGAGGTAGCATCGGCGGCTGAGTTCGACGCAGAACCGGATCCGGAAGCTGTTCGCGCGAGCATCAGCAGCCATTTCGGCGGGGTCCATGCCGGGCGCTCGCACTCAAGACAGACCAGGGGAACCGATACCGAATGA
- a CDS encoding roadblock/LC7 domain-containing protein, whose product MKPTQRDSLDWLVSRFAREVSGVSHAVLVSADGLLMAASEHIPTERADQLAAVASGLASLSTGAAQLFDGGHVLQSVVEMENGYLLLMRVGDGSNLATLATRNCDIGQIGYEMAILVERVGTVVQSARRRAPQHS is encoded by the coding sequence ATGAAGCCGACGCAGCGCGACTCGCTCGACTGGCTGGTTTCCAGATTCGCCCGCGAAGTGTCGGGGGTCTCCCATGCCGTGCTGGTTTCCGCCGACGGACTGCTGATGGCCGCCAGCGAACACATCCCGACCGAGCGCGCCGACCAGCTCGCGGCCGTCGCGTCCGGTCTGGCCAGCCTGTCGACGGGCGCGGCGCAACTTTTCGACGGCGGCCACGTGCTGCAGTCGGTGGTCGAGATGGAGAACGGCTACCTGCTGCTGATGCGGGTCGGCGACGGCTCGAATCTAGCCACCCTGGCGACCCGCAACTGCGACATCGGCCAAATCGGTTACGAGATGGCGATACTGGTCGAACGGGTGGGCACCGTCGTCCAGTCGGCACGGCGGCGCGCACCCCAGCATTCGTGA
- a CDS encoding DUF742 domain-containing protein, with protein sequence MDDPEGWDEASLVRPYILTAGRTDSRVYLPLEAPIETIDSGKPPRWPNNDVRVQILGICVDHPSVAEIAAKLSLPLGVARVLIGDLVTQGYVAVRGTLTESTTVDERRELIGRTLRGLKAL encoded by the coding sequence ATGGACGATCCGGAGGGTTGGGACGAGGCGAGCCTGGTCCGGCCGTACATTCTGACCGCGGGCCGCACCGACTCCCGCGTCTACCTACCGCTGGAAGCGCCGATCGAGACCATCGACTCGGGCAAGCCACCCCGGTGGCCGAATAATGACGTGCGGGTTCAGATCCTGGGGATATGCGTGGATCACCCTTCGGTCGCCGAGATCGCCGCGAAGTTGTCCTTGCCGCTCGGCGTGGCGCGGGTGCTGATCGGCGACCTGGTGACGCAGGGTTATGTGGCGGTGCGCGGCACCTTGACCGAGTCGACCACCGTCGACGAAAGACGTGAGCTGATAGGAAGGACACTGCGTGGCCTCAAGGCACTTTGA
- a CDS encoding GTP-binding protein, translating into MASRHFEERRGPNTPGQAVSTKIVISGGFGAGKTTFVGAVSEIMPLRTEALVTNASAGVDGLEATPQKNTTTVAMDFGRITLADDLVLYLFGTPGQRRFWFMWDDLVRGAIGAIILVDVRRLQDSFAAVDFFEARNLPFLIAVNQFDSAPRHPVAAVRKALALAEHIPVITVDARERNSAKAALIAVTEYALNSLTSLPG; encoded by the coding sequence GTGGCCTCAAGGCACTTTGAGGAACGCCGGGGGCCGAACACGCCCGGGCAGGCAGTTTCGACGAAGATCGTCATCTCCGGTGGATTCGGCGCCGGGAAGACGACGTTCGTCGGCGCGGTTTCGGAGATCATGCCGCTGCGGACCGAGGCGTTGGTGACCAACGCGTCGGCCGGCGTCGACGGCCTGGAAGCCACCCCGCAGAAGAACACCACCACGGTGGCCATGGATTTCGGCCGCATCACCCTCGCCGACGACCTGGTGTTGTATTTGTTCGGAACCCCCGGACAGCGCCGGTTCTGGTTCATGTGGGACGACCTTGTTCGCGGCGCGATAGGAGCGATCATCCTCGTCGACGTGCGGCGCCTGCAGGACAGCTTCGCCGCAGTGGACTTCTTCGAGGCGCGCAACCTTCCGTTCCTGATCGCAGTCAACCAGTTCGACAGCGCGCCAAGACATCCCGTCGCCGCGGTGCGCAAGGCGCTGGCCCTGGCCGAGCATATTCCGGTGATCACCGTCGACGCCCGAGAACGGAACTCCGCGAAGGCCGCGTTGATCGCGGTCACCGAGTACGCGCTCAACAGCCTGACCTCGCTGCCCGGCTGA
- a CDS encoding class I SAM-dependent methyltransferase, protein MVAQSLWMQKVAADPGHSHWYIERFRAMARAGDDLAGEARLVDAMAPRGAHVLDAGCGPGRLGGYLAAAGHRVVGVDVDPALIEAAEQDHPGPRWLVGDLAELDLPARGISEPFDVILSAGNVMTFLAPSTRVQVLARLRAHLKDDGRAVIGFGAGRDYEFADFLDDAATAGLAPDLLLSTWDLRPFTDSSDFLVALLRPA, encoded by the coding sequence ATGGTCGCGCAAAGCCTGTGGATGCAGAAGGTAGCGGCCGATCCTGGACATTCGCACTGGTATATCGAACGGTTTCGCGCCATGGCACGCGCCGGCGACGACCTGGCCGGCGAGGCTCGTCTCGTCGACGCGATGGCGCCCCGCGGCGCGCACGTCCTCGATGCGGGCTGCGGGCCCGGCCGGCTGGGCGGCTATCTGGCCGCGGCGGGTCACCGCGTCGTCGGCGTCGACGTCGACCCCGCGCTCATCGAGGCGGCCGAACAGGACCATCCCGGACCGCGCTGGCTCGTGGGCGACCTCGCCGAACTCGACCTCCCCGCGCGAGGCATCAGCGAACCGTTCGACGTGATCTTGTCGGCGGGTAACGTCATGACCTTCCTCGCCCCGAGCACCCGGGTCCAGGTGCTCGCCCGGTTGCGCGCCCATCTCAAGGATGACGGTCGGGCGGTGATCGGATTCGGCGCCGGCCGCGACTACGAGTTCGCCGACTTCCTCGACGACGCCGCGACTGCCGGGTTGGCGCCCGATTTGCTGCTGTCCACATGGGATCTGCGGCCGTTCACCGACAGCTCCGACTTCCTCGTGGCGCTTCTCCGGCCGGCGTAG